In Paenibacillus guangzhouensis, a single window of DNA contains:
- a CDS encoding M15 family metallopeptidase, with translation MNKVKKRILMTMLLACCVGLTACKSTEIVQSVHADSETSAEGQQGNTEEQQGKPDENNNPSNLAAEYALSKTVTQQGDKEVVTNPESMAVVVNKQRSLPDGYEPPDLVEPNVKFSFNEKVEKRLMRQEAAEALEKLFEGGKQDGIHLFAVSGYRSYKRQVTVFNSNVKRNGREYAEKVSAVPGKSEHQTGLAMDVSSESAGFGLEQSFGDTEEGKWLAEHAAEYGFIIRYLEGKEDVTGYIYEPWHVRYVGVDLAKEIAAAGVTLEQFLDDTGTTKA, from the coding sequence ATGAACAAAGTCAAGAAACGTATATTGATGACGATGCTATTAGCATGTTGTGTCGGCTTGACTGCTTGTAAATCGACAGAAATCGTACAATCGGTACATGCCGATTCTGAGACGTCGGCAGAGGGGCAGCAGGGAAATACGGAAGAGCAACAAGGGAAGCCTGACGAAAATAACAATCCATCGAATCTTGCAGCTGAATATGCATTGAGCAAGACGGTTACCCAGCAAGGGGATAAAGAAGTCGTAACGAACCCAGAGTCGATGGCGGTCGTCGTGAACAAGCAGCGTTCGCTGCCTGACGGCTATGAGCCGCCTGATTTGGTAGAGCCTAACGTCAAATTCTCGTTCAACGAGAAGGTTGAGAAGCGTCTGATGCGCCAAGAAGCGGCAGAAGCGCTCGAGAAGCTGTTCGAAGGCGGGAAGCAGGATGGCATTCATTTGTTTGCCGTATCCGGGTACCGTTCGTACAAGCGCCAAGTGACGGTATTTAACAGCAATGTGAAGCGCAATGGACGTGAATATGCGGAGAAAGTCAGCGCTGTGCCAGGCAAGAGCGAGCATCAGACAGGCCTTGCCATGGATGTATCCAGCGAGAGCGCGGGATTTGGTCTGGAGCAATCGTTCGGAGATACAGAGGAAGGCAAATGGCTGGCTGAGCATGCAGCAGAGTATGGATTCATTATTCGTTATCTCGAAGGCAAAGAGGATGTGACAGGCTATATCTACGAGCCATGGCATGTTCGTTATGTCGGCGTAGATCTCGCGAAGGAAATTGCGGCTGCAGGCGTAACGCTTGAGCAATTCCTAGATGATACAGGTACGACGAAAGCATAG
- a CDS encoding MFS transporter — MTNAKSAAAAQTVFPIIFAVCFVHLLNDTVQAVIPSIYPILKSSLDLSYTQIGLIGFALSGTASVLQPIIGLYTDRKPMPYLLPIGVVFTLAGVISIAFASHFFMVMLAVILIGIGSAIFHPESSRVAFLAAGPRKGMAQSIFQFGGNAGQALAPIMTILIFAKVGQFGAIWFSFASIIAIVVQFFVGRWYAGYLHTAQLERKQQAKPIKTNPLNRNATAFAIFILMLLLFSKNVYTAAISNYYSFYLMEHFHVSLQMAQVVLFIFLISNVVGLLIGGALTDRFGRRNIIWFSILGTAPFSLALPYANLTVSIILLILVGLILSSAFSIIVVYAHELLPGKVGLVSGIFFGISFGLGGIGTAFLGNLADATGIPYIMQLTSYLPLLGLLTVFLPTDQKLRQA, encoded by the coding sequence ATGACAAATGCAAAGAGCGCAGCTGCTGCGCAGACGGTGTTCCCGATTATTTTCGCGGTATGCTTCGTCCACTTATTGAATGATACCGTCCAGGCGGTCATTCCCTCGATTTACCCGATCCTGAAATCATCGCTAGATCTCAGCTATACACAGATCGGACTCATCGGTTTTGCGCTGAGCGGTACGGCATCGGTCCTTCAACCGATCATTGGCTTGTACACCGACCGCAAACCTATGCCTTATCTTCTGCCGATCGGCGTCGTCTTTACGCTCGCCGGGGTGATTAGCATCGCATTTGCGTCTCATTTCTTTATGGTCATGCTCGCGGTTATTCTGATCGGCATCGGCTCTGCAATCTTTCACCCGGAATCTTCTCGGGTTGCGTTTCTCGCCGCGGGTCCGCGCAAGGGGATGGCACAATCGATCTTCCAATTCGGCGGCAATGCAGGGCAGGCCCTCGCACCCATCATGACGATTCTGATCTTTGCCAAGGTTGGTCAGTTCGGGGCCATCTGGTTCTCTTTCGCCTCGATCATCGCGATTGTGGTCCAGTTCTTCGTCGGCAGATGGTATGCAGGATACCTACATACGGCTCAGCTTGAGCGCAAACAACAAGCGAAACCCATCAAGACGAACCCACTCAATCGCAACGCAACAGCCTTTGCCATCTTCATTCTCATGCTGCTCCTATTCTCAAAGAACGTCTACACCGCAGCGATTTCGAACTACTATTCGTTCTATTTAATGGAGCATTTCCATGTCAGCCTGCAAATGGCGCAGGTGGTGCTATTCATCTTCTTGATTTCGAATGTCGTCGGGCTGCTGATTGGCGGTGCGCTCACTGATCGATTCGGACGACGCAATATTATCTGGTTCTCGATTCTCGGTACAGCACCATTCTCTCTCGCACTGCCGTATGCGAACTTGACGGTATCGATCATCCTGCTCATTCTTGTCGGATTGATCCTCTCTTCCGCCTTCTCTATCATTGTCGTCTACGCGCATGAGCTGCTGCCGGGCAAGGTTGGTCTTGTGTCAGGTATTTTCTTCGGCATCTCGTTCGGGCTTGGCGGCATTGGCACCGCGTTCCTCGGTAATCTAGCGGATGCAACAGGCATCCCTTACATCATGCAGCTTACTTCCTATCTGCCGCTGCTCGGGCTCTTAACAGTCTTCCTGCCAACAGATCAGAAGCTGCGTCAGGCTTAA
- the ilvA gene encoding threonine ammonia-lyase IlvA, with the protein MEDIILAHHMLKNVISRTPLQHDAKLSEKYDCNVYIKREDLQIVRSFKIRGAYNLIRNLSEIELQQGIVCASAGNHAQGVAFSCNALQIQGKIFMPSTTPRQKITQVKRFGGPYVEVILTGDTYDDAYDAAMKTCEEHGMKFVHPFDDPKIIAGNGTVGMEIFEKLDTPADYVFVTIGGGGLAAGVGTYVKAVSPSTKMIGVEPLGAASMQESMNSGEVVPLDNIDKFVDGAAVKRVGNLTFDICRDLIDDIILVPEGKACTTILDLYNENAIVVEPAGSLPIAALDFYRDEIRGKTVVCVISGGNNDIDRMQEIKERSLIFEGLKHYFVVNFPQRAGALREFLDDVLGPNDDITRFEYTKKNDKNNGPALVGIELKHREDYDSLIARMKKKGIAYNEINNDPVLFNLLI; encoded by the coding sequence ATGGAAGATATCATTTTGGCCCATCACATGTTGAAAAATGTCATCTCACGCACACCGCTCCAGCACGATGCGAAACTATCGGAAAAATACGATTGTAACGTATATATCAAACGGGAGGACCTGCAAATCGTCCGTTCGTTCAAAATACGCGGTGCTTATAATCTGATTCGAAACTTGTCCGAAATCGAACTTCAGCAGGGCATTGTCTGCGCGAGCGCGGGGAACCATGCACAAGGCGTTGCATTCTCCTGTAATGCGCTGCAAATTCAAGGCAAGATCTTCATGCCAAGCACAACGCCAAGGCAGAAGATTACGCAAGTGAAGCGATTTGGTGGACCTTATGTGGAAGTTATTCTAACGGGGGACACCTACGATGATGCCTATGATGCAGCGATGAAGACTTGCGAAGAGCATGGCATGAAATTCGTGCATCCCTTCGACGATCCGAAGATTATCGCGGGCAACGGCACGGTTGGCATGGAAATCTTCGAGAAATTGGATACGCCAGCCGATTATGTCTTCGTGACGATTGGCGGCGGCGGTCTCGCTGCCGGGGTCGGCACGTATGTCAAAGCCGTCAGCCCATCGACCAAAATGATCGGCGTCGAACCGCTTGGCGCTGCCTCCATGCAAGAATCAATGAATTCAGGCGAGGTCGTCCCGCTCGACAATATCGATAAGTTCGTCGATGGTGCTGCTGTCAAACGTGTCGGCAACCTCACCTTCGATATCTGTCGAGATCTGATCGACGACATTATCCTCGTCCCTGAGGGCAAGGCTTGTACGACGATTCTCGATCTCTACAACGAAAATGCCATCGTCGTCGAGCCGGCTGGATCCCTGCCAATCGCAGCGCTCGACTTTTACCGTGATGAAATCCGCGGGAAGACCGTTGTCTGTGTGATTAGTGGCGGCAACAACGATATCGATCGGATGCAGGAGATCAAAGAACGCTCGCTGATCTTCGAAGGCTTGAAGCATTACTTCGTCGTGAATTTCCCGCAGCGGGCAGGCGCATTACGCGAATTCCTGGATGATGTATTAGGTCCGAATGATGATATTACGCGATTCGAATATACGAAGAAAAATGACAAGAACAACGGTCCGGCGCTTGTCGGCATTGAGCTGAAGCATCGCGAGGACTATGATTCGTTAATTGCCCGGATGAAGAAGAAAGGGATCGCTTATAACGAAATTAATAACGATCCTGTTCTATTCAACCTATTGATTTAA
- a CDS encoding MFS transporter, giving the protein MQTHRLSIRHILAYCSGNFPVNLVAQMFATYAVFYYVDHLGVRPALISIAMVFHGIVCAVMNPIFGHLSDRTSSRWGRRKPYILAGIVPVALLFTLIWTPFVEGEALFWYFLITVMLYDMVSVMLVLNWTALFPEMFISLRDRATASSWRQLFGIIGMIVGVAIPPLLYTKMGWGSMGMLFGVIVAVFFFISWLGSKEKPDVKVVTFSVGQAIRHTATNKAFVRYVLGSFCVQFCFALLPAAIPFFTKYVLHEADTMNTVMLGSIFVVAMLLIYPWSRGIARFGTRFIAITTTVLLIAALLPFMWVGSIVGVIATAGAFGAVLAGVMVLLDVMLAEVIDEDERRTGERREGMYYGMNGFIVRWGVSLQAVVMGFVLERSGYNAASTVQPDSVAAGIRWMLSGIPILALLIGLIFFYAYPLRHRRATNSSLDV; this is encoded by the coding sequence ATGCAGACCCATCGGTTGTCCATTCGGCATATTCTTGCCTATTGCAGCGGCAATTTTCCTGTTAATCTCGTCGCGCAGATGTTCGCGACATATGCGGTTTTCTATTATGTGGATCATCTTGGTGTACGCCCTGCGCTTATTAGTATCGCCATGGTCTTCCATGGCATTGTATGTGCCGTCATGAATCCGATTTTCGGCCATCTCTCTGACCGTACTTCCTCGCGGTGGGGCCGCAGGAAGCCTTATATCCTTGCCGGGATCGTGCCGGTCGCACTTTTATTTACACTGATCTGGACACCGTTCGTCGAAGGGGAAGCGTTGTTCTGGTACTTCCTCATTACGGTCATGCTGTACGATATGGTCTCTGTCATGCTCGTCTTGAACTGGACGGCCTTGTTCCCGGAGATGTTCATCTCCCTGCGAGATCGCGCGACGGCGTCTTCGTGGCGTCAATTGTTCGGGATTATTGGGATGATCGTCGGCGTGGCGATTCCACCTCTGCTCTACACGAAGATGGGTTGGGGGAGCATGGGGATGCTCTTCGGTGTCATTGTCGCCGTATTCTTCTTCATTTCCTGGCTTGGCTCGAAGGAGAAGCCAGATGTCAAGGTCGTCACCTTCTCCGTCGGTCAAGCGATTCGCCATACGGCAACAAATAAAGCGTTTGTCCGCTATGTCCTTGGAAGCTTTTGCGTTCAGTTCTGTTTTGCCCTGCTGCCAGCCGCGATTCCGTTCTTCACCAAATATGTACTGCATGAAGCAGATACGATGAATACGGTGATGCTCGGATCCATATTCGTTGTCGCGATGCTTCTCATCTATCCTTGGAGTCGTGGTATTGCGCGCTTCGGAACGCGATTCATCGCCATTACGACGACAGTATTGCTCATTGCGGCCCTTCTTCCGTTCATGTGGGTTGGCAGCATTGTGGGTGTGATTGCAACGGCAGGCGCATTTGGTGCGGTACTGGCAGGCGTCATGGTCTTGCTCGATGTGATGCTGGCGGAAGTCATTGATGAAGATGAGCGCCGTACGGGTGAACGTCGGGAAGGAATGTATTACGGCATGAATGGGTTTATTGTACGGTGGGGTGTGTCCCTGCAGGCGGTTGTGATGGGGTTCGTCTTGGAACGAAGCGGCTATAATGCCGCGAGTACGGTGCAGCCGGACAGCGTTGCCGCCGGGATCCGCTGGATGTTAAGCGGGATCCCGATTCTGGCGCTGCTGATTGGACTTATTTTCTTCTATGCGTATCCATTGCGACACAGACGTGCCACCAACAGCAGCTTAGATGTTTAA